One Pirellulales bacterium DNA window includes the following coding sequences:
- a CDS encoding PA0069 family radical SAM protein — MERNTPLAGRVVGRGAQIEPPNRFERVRIEADFEQLEADPHAVADERRLTTELFVDATQSIISCNDSPDIPFRYSINPYRGCEHGCAYCYARPGHEFLGMNAGIDFETKLLYKPDAARLLRAELNHPAWTGAEMIAISGVTDCYQPAERKLRLTRSIVEVLIEAQQAFGVVTKNALILRDLDLLAEHGRRAMFHANLSVTTLDAKLARDLEPRTSPPSMRLRTIRELTAAGIPTRVMVAPIIPGLTDSEVPAILQAASEAGANSATWQMLRLPRAVLPIFEDWLTKNRPRLRDRVIGHVQSVRGGKMNDAEFGRRMRGQGEYAESIGHTFKIFARKYGLDRGLPAMDTTQFHPPQSADRQQTLF; from the coding sequence ATGGAACGCAACACTCCACTCGCCGGGCGCGTCGTGGGCCGCGGTGCTCAAATCGAGCCGCCGAATCGGTTTGAGAGAGTGCGCATTGAGGCTGATTTTGAACAATTGGAGGCGGATCCCCACGCAGTCGCCGACGAGCGCCGCCTGACAACCGAGCTTTTTGTCGATGCCACCCAAAGCATCATTTCTTGCAATGACAGCCCCGACATTCCATTTCGCTACAGCATCAACCCCTACCGCGGCTGTGAGCATGGCTGCGCCTACTGCTATGCCCGGCCGGGGCACGAATTTTTGGGGATGAACGCCGGCATCGATTTTGAGACCAAACTGCTTTACAAACCCGATGCTGCCAGGCTGTTGCGAGCCGAGTTGAATCATCCTGCTTGGACTGGCGCGGAAATGATTGCCATTTCTGGTGTCACCGATTGCTACCAACCGGCCGAACGCAAGCTGCGACTGACGAGGAGCATTGTCGAAGTGCTGATCGAGGCGCAGCAAGCGTTTGGCGTGGTGACGAAGAATGCGCTGATTCTCCGCGATCTCGATCTGCTGGCCGAGCATGGCCGCCGCGCAATGTTTCACGCGAATTTAAGTGTGACGACGCTCGATGCAAAACTAGCTCGCGATTTGGAGCCGCGGACCAGTCCGCCTTCAATGCGGCTGCGAACGATTCGCGAGTTGACCGCCGCCGGAATTCCCACGCGAGTGATGGTGGCGCCAATCATTCCTGGTTTGACGGACAGCGAAGTTCCGGCCATTTTGCAGGCCGCTAGTGAAGCCGGTGCCAACAGCGCAACGTGGCAGATGTTGCGATTGCCTAGGGCAGTGCTGCCAATTTTTGAGGATTGGCTCACCAAGAATCGCCCCCGGCTTCGCGACCGAGTGATTGGTCATGTTCAAAGCGTCCGCGGCGGCAAGATGAACGACGCGGAATTCGGTCGCCGCATGCGCGGGCAAGGCGAGTATGCCGAGTCGATCGGTCACACCTTCAAAATCTTCGCACGTAAGTATGGCCTCGACCGTGGCTTGCCGGCGATGGACACCACCCAATTCCACCCGCCGCAGTCGGCGGATAGGCAACAGACTTTGTTTTAA
- a CDS encoding Flp family type IVb pilin, with translation MRRFLLQLWCDDTAATAVEYAVLLALILVAVMGAIGAVASQAGGMWGNVKSELDANGFGS, from the coding sequence ATGCGGCGTTTTTTACTTCAATTGTGGTGCGACGATACGGCTGCTACGGCGGTCGAATACGCGGTGTTGTTGGCATTGATCCTCGTGGCGGTCATGGGCGCGATCGGCGCTGTGGCTTCCCAGGCCGGCGGAATGTGGGGCAACGTCAAATCGGAACTCGACGCCAACGGTTTTGGATCCTAG